AGTTATCCTCCAAACATTTTAGACCAACTGCAAGCACCTAACCAGAGCACAGGTGAGGAACCCAAAGGGCATAATTATCATGGGCTTTTGACTTATACAACCATTATAACCCAAAGGGATAAGCTGTCCACCACATTGTTTCTATGGCAGCTTTTGACATTTGAGAATGGAATTTTGTTGCTCATTATCTTGAGCAAACTGCTAAGACCTCGTATGTTTTCAAGCATGGATTTACCATCTCATATAAGTACTACTACCTTTTCCAATTTCTCTTCTTATTCTGTCTTGGCTAGCATAATAACACTATTGTTTCCACAtaaataatcctaattctagttcattGGTTATCCGATTTTTACAATTTGATAGCTTAAAATTAGTCAAAATTTCCCTGATGAATCTACCTCTTCAGTTTAcgaaatgaatcaaatgaaataaGCTATTCTTTTCCCCCCATTTATCCTAAATTCAGTTCACTGGGAACCGATTTTAGTACTTAGTTTAAAATTTTCATGATAACTCAGCAGTTTACAAAATGATTAACACTTCAAACATTACACCAAGTACTGAAACTTAATTCAATAAGTGATCAAACTCAGAGGCATCTCATCTTCTTGATTCTTCTACAACTCAGTACCACATATCGAAAATGATGGAAAATACACGACTTAATCGCCTGCCATTTTAGATATGACAAAATTTGATCGGCTCCCACAAACAAGCAAGGCGAATGTAAATGGAATGACGATCGCACAGTTATATGTCGGACTATACTACTCTAGTAGGGTATAATGTTGCATTTCTTATTTTAGTTTAGTCTATGATTTATTATTTCTTGAAGTAATTTGGCATATACTCTTCTGCAAGTGTTAACAATAATATTAACCAGCCCCACCACCCAATCAAGCTGTGCCAACATGACAAGGAAACAAAccccaaaaagaaaataaatattgaTTCCCAATACACAAAAATAGCAACTAATGACACTTTCTAAATTTGTACACCATTATCACTTGCTTCACGACAGAGTTCGTGGTCATCAAGCAAGTTGCAAAGTGGGATGATGATCCTATCATTGGGTTAAACGTGTCTTAATTTGCGAATAGATTAAGTCGTAAAGTACTAATATTTCATTCATGGTGCCCGTGGTTGAATTTGGAAACCATTTCTTTTGCAAATATCTTGTGTAGAATTTTGTTTTACACTGGCCAAGTTGATCACGTAATTAAAATGGAAAAGGGAGCAATGCGGTTTCTGTCTGTTTTGAGTTACAAAAAGATACCAACCAATTGACTTGACTTGCAAGTTGTTGCTTCATGGCACTACATACAAATTGTAATAAACTAACTAATACCCTTGTTAATGGGGTTTCTCGATCCATGTTTAAAGCACAATTGAGTATCCCAGTTAATGGGGCTTTTATTGCTCATTATCTTGATACAGAAATTTTGAGCTTCTCTTGTATCTTTGCTAAGACCTCCTCCAGGGCCGTCTTAGTAGATGTGATTCATGTGAATAGTAAGAACGTTGGTTTCACCCATGAATATACTACTCTACGATCACAGAGTGCACAAACTCTTGGTGCCGATGGTCTAGACCTTCACATAAGTGTGCATAACGCGAGGTACTTTTGGTTTTATGACTTTTGGAAGGAATGTTTTGTAAGTACATATGGGACGCTTGAATATTATGGTTGATGACTGTTTataccaacaacaaaaacaaaatggtAAACATGTTACGATTCGAGTGTACTTTATCTTGCctcttgtatatattttgtttttaCTAGCCAAAGGTAATCGtatgaaatgaagaaaaactgACTGAAATGGTTTCTGACTGTACGTTTTACGTTATTCGTGCATATGTGCAATTAAAAGTTATCATCATCAACTCATCTTCTCTTTCACAACACCATTCTGTAAGGGAACATATACAATCATCGAAAATGATAGAAACATTCGACTTAATTGCTTGTCACTCGTCAGTTCAGATATGACCAATGCAGTTAATCTCGGCCACcgccgataatatcggtttcggtGTTTCAACGAGACGCCGATATTGCCTGTGTTGGCCGATATTTCGCCGGTATTCACCGAAATATTGTGTCTCGGTACTTGACCGATATTCACCGAAATCCGATATTGATAACATTTTAGGCTCCATTTTAACACGCGAGCAAAATACGTACAAATGGCACGACACCTATCATGATAACACAATATGTGTACCAGCAGGGTATAGAGTAGCAGCATAATAGATCTCTCTTTTATTCTAAGATATTTTCAAAAGCAATTTTCCAACATCTCTTCTGCAAGTGTTAATATAATAAATAACCCCACCCAATCCCAACTTATTACAGAAAAAACTGAAGTATATGTCATGAAATATTGATCCCCAGGCCCAGTTACACAAAAATAGCAACAAATGATACTTTCTAGATTTGGACACCATTTTCACTTGCTTAACGACAGAGTTCGTGGTCATCAAGCAAGTTGATAAAACGATCAAGGAGCTATCGCCATGAATCATGATACATAGCAAAATGATTTTACCTAATCACAATACTTTCTGAGCTGACTTTATGATTGCTGACTGTACGGGTCGGATCAAATACAAGTGGGATGATGATCCTATCATTGGGTTAAACGTGTCTTAATTTGCAAATAGATTAAGTTGTAAAATATATAATATTTCATTCATGGAGCCCGTGGTTGAATTTGGAAACCATTTTCTTTTGCAGAATATCTTGTGTAGAATTCTGTTCACTAACCAAATTGATCACGTAATTAAAATGGGAAGAAGAGCAACATGGTTTATGACTGTTTTAAGTtgaaaagacataaaagaacCAATTGACTTGCAAGATGCTGCTTCATGGCATTGGCACTACATACAAATTGTAATAAACTAACAAATCCCCTTGTATGTAACCTTGTTAATAGGGTTTCTCGATCTAGTTTGTTCTAACATAATGTAATCCATGTTTAAAACTTTAAAGCATAGTTGATCGTTTAGACTTTATCGACTTGCTTAGTATTGCTCATCATCTTGATACAGAAATTTTGAGCTTCTCTTGTATCTTTAGACTTTATTGCTATGACCTCTTCCAATGCCGTCTTAGTATGATCACAGAGTGCACAAACTCTTGATGCTGATGGCCTTAGACCTTCACATAAGTGTGCATAACGTGAGGTACTTTTGGTTTTATGAATTTTATAAAGTTTGTTGTACGTACATACGGGACGTTTGAATATTATGGTTGATGACTGTTTataccaacaacaaaaacaagatgGTAGACATGTTAAGATTCGAGTATACTTTATCTTGTATTTAATTTGTTTAACTAGCCAAAAGTAATTACGTATGAAATGAGGAAAAACTGACTACAATGGTTTCCGACTGTACGTTTTATTATGTTATTATATAAAGACGATCCCAATTAAATCACAAGATGCTTCAGCCTTCATGCATGGGATTGGGTGTTGGATGGAGCACTACAAGGAGACTGTAAATATTAGAAAAACAAATCATTTGTTGATGAGGTTCATCTACTAGTGGTGTTCACTCCCTAGCTAGTCCCTAGTAAAATGTGACCTATATAGTTGGATATGACCGTACACTCACTGAGCCACCTTATTTGGTAATTGTGCATAGTTTAATCACATAGTATTTTGATTGGTACCAGGGGACATGGAGGGTTGGTATTGCGTCAAAAAACAATATGTAAAAACTTGAGGCTAGAACAACCGCACTGGAGCAGAATGTTAAAATAATTGGGTGGTGGGAATATAAGAAACGATTTTGCCAAACGCAATCAGTTTGACTTGGAGTTCCCTGCCGCACCTAAATGGCTAAACGAAATTGTTTGTATGTAGTTACATTAGTCTTATTCCATTACAATACGTGTTAGCTAGCAAGTCGTTTGATATCAATCCAGATTAGGATTTGCAAATTATGTATAAGATATATACCTTTAGTTGCAAGTTTAGGTATGCATGCAGCACTGCATGCATGCGGTGCTAAAATATTTGGTTAACAAATCCTAGCGATGATTTGATAAATCTTGAAGATATGCATTAAATCCCTATTGACTTAGTGTaaatgttttgaaaaatatttatgatttttgCAAGTATTTCCGATATGTAAAGATGGTTCTCAAAGTTCAAAATCACGTTTCTTTTGGGAGAATAGTGTGATGAACGACAAGACATCATTCAAAAATGCTGTGTCCTTTGGTGAGAAAATGCAAAGGATGAGGAACTGAAGATTATGAAATATTTCGCAAGAACACTTGTACCAAATGCGATTGATACATGAGAATACAAATTCATATAAACCAAAACAATCATGACCAGTGGGTTAAAATCCCTAACTAGATTAGGTATTccgataaaaaaaagaaaaaaggtaaacATCTGGAAAACAACCGCATTGGTGCAAATTGTTAAAATAAATAACTGGGTGGGATATGTGGGAAATATGTAGATGAAACGATTTTGCCAGTCTCTATCATTTTGACTCTGGGTTCCTCCCTCTGATAAGAAAGAAAGATGTCGATGAAAACTTAATATTATCTCGAGGATTATGTTGTGCATCTCCTGTACGTATCTTGTAATCTATCTCAATCAATATATCATACTCTATTGATCTCTACTACCGAAAGTCATTATCCTTTCCCCTTGGCACCTAACTGAAAAACGTTTCCAGAAAATGACCTTTTGATGGAACACTTATGTTGTCGACACTTCTCCAATAAGGAGAGGTGAGGGGTTCAATCCCTCCGGCTCCCACTCTCTTTCCTCCCCTGTGTCTATGGTTGACAAATGAAAATGATCGGATTGTATCCTTATAGGGTTGCCAGCCTTACTTGTTTTGTTCTCGAGTTGTTGATACTAGTTAAGTTTTACGCTTAAAGTAAAAAGAAGAGGATCCCGGGACGCTTTTCTTCTCACAATATCCACGTCTTTCTTGGGAATAAAAACTAAACGGTGCCCCGTATTTATATTACTCTTGTAAAGCTCTATATACTTAGAAAAAAATGAATGCATTCCAAGATAAGAGACATTATAATTTACGAATGGTTAATAATTTGTTGATTTTTAGTGGCTCATTTTCAAAGCTTAGTAGATGGTAGTGTTAGACGTCCTGAAATTTGCTCATTTTCCGTAGGAACATATTTTCAAAATATCATCTTCGAATTCGTTAGTATTTGGTTCAAGTGTGTAAAATTTTTAAGACAACGTCCAAGATATGAAATAATCCAAGTATAAGATATTGAGAAATTTTTTTATCAAATACATATTAATTGCCTGCACTTGAAATGAAATAGACCCATAGGATTAATCAAAGAATAACCAAATGATCCGACTATATATTGTTATTGAAATCTCGACAAAAGAATACGTACTTGAAAGTTGTTTGCATATCGTTTTTTAGTTTTACTGAGATAGTTTGTATGTCATTACAAATTACTTCATTAGTCATATTCCATTGCAACACGCTTGACAAACCAATTGAATGAGGATAGTAAAATGAAAAGACCCATATTGTTGAAAACGGTAGGAATAAAGATTAGGGATGGAACACTTGAACTAAAAAATTTTAATGCATGATTTACCAGTAAGAACACACCTGCTACGTGCATGCCTGTAGTTTAACCGTTCCTAAATAGATGACCTGGTTCAAGCGTGCacaatttttaagtatttttacaattatacacactaatcaacaaataaaattttaaaacgatctatctctcaaactatacaacggagctcaacaaaaaagaagaacaaaatgtCAGATGTGGGAAAATGAACTTTGTTCGTTCAACAGAGGAGAAAAAAAGAATGTCAGATGTGGGATTTGAACCCACGCCCTCTCTCGAAGACCAGAACTTGAGTCTGGCGCCTTAGACCACTCGGCCAACCTGACTCTTTGTTATGAGCTCCACTAATTTTAAATCAGAGGAAGAAagtaaaagaaatttttttttgaacattCTCACCTCATCTTATTTTCCCTATAAATACTTACACTTCCATTCCATCAGTCTCTCAGCCCATTCACACTCACTCTTGTCTTGACACTACTACCTCAACATCCATTTTATCAAGAACAACTCCACTTCTGATGAAATATTGGTAAAAACTTCCAAATATCTCCATCTTAATTTCCTTTACCAGGTTCACTGATTCATTCCttcccttttcttttttcattgAAGATTTTTGGTTTCCTACCTTCAGATATTTTTAGTAGTGCCTTTAAGGATCCTTGAGTTGTTTTTTACAAGTTGCAGTTTCTTTAGCCAATTTAAGTACCAAAAACAAGATTTTAGTGGGGCAGACGTTGCACTAACTAGCATAGTCCAAGAACCCAATTTCAGCTTATCATTGTGCTCGCTTTTAGTTGTTGAAGGCGCATTCACAATTATAACAATTTGTTTTTCCATGGCTAGCTACTTTAAGCTTTAGTTGTATTACTTAATGCCCTTCATCTAAATTTTTGTTTCTGCGGCTGCGCTAGTTTTCTGGATCTGTAATCCTTTTTTCTTCACAATTGTGGAGCAAGCAGCCGCGGGTGATTGATtcgcagaaaagaagaagatggcatTAGCTTCAACTGAAAAGGTAGCTTTAGGCTCATTTTCCTTCGGAATCTTCTGGATGTTAGCTGTGTTTCCGGCAGTCCCTTTCTTACCTATCGGAAGGACAGCTGGTTCAATGCTTGGGGCCATGCTAATGGTCATGTTCAGAGTTCTTTCTCCAGACCAAGCATATTCTGCAGTAAACCTACCAATCCTCGGTCTTCTCTTCGGGACTATGATTGTGAGCACATACCTTGAAAGAGCTGATATGTTTATGTACTTAGGAAAGCTGCTTTCCTGGAAAAGCCTTGGTCCCAAAGATTTACTCTGCCGCGTCTGCTTCATTTCTGCAATTTCAAGTGCGTTATTCACCAATGATACCTGTTGTGTTGTTCTCACTGTCTTTGTACTGAAGATTGCTAAGCAGCATAATCTTCCACCTCGTCCGTTCTTACTAGCTTTGGCATCCAGTGCGAACATTGGGTCTTCTGCAACTCCAATTGGTAACCCACAGAATTTAGTCATAGCTCTCCAGAGCAACATCAGTTTCCAAGAGTTCGTATACGGGATTCTTCCTGCAATGATTGTGGGAATAGTTGTGAATACCTTCATTCTCTTGTGCATGTTTTGGAGGGAATTATCTGTTCAGAAGGATGAAGAAGATGTTGTTTCCATTAAAGAAGTAGAAGTTTCCGAGGCAGATGTGACTTCCCACCGCTTCTCACCTGCGACCATGtcattttctcaagaatggaacTCTACGTTAGACGGGGAAATGACAAACAGCAGATCATCTAGATCGAACAGTCTGGGGGAGTTTGGAAACATGATATCTTCTAGCCTCGAGATGGACTCACACCATGTAGGAAGTGATTCTGCAAAGATGCACACTGAATCAAAAGAGAATGGTACTGTTACTGACCCTTTCGCTCGGTTGGAAAATATGACTTCATCTAGGGAAACGAAGGTTACGATAATTGAAATGAGCAATAGTAATAAACTTGTTGATATTAATGGTCCGAAAGATATGGCGGTATCTATTCAAATTTCAGAAGAAAAGGAGGGTCTTATAAAGAAATGGAAGAGGTTGGCATGGAAAACATCTGTTTACCTGGTCACAATAGGAATGCTAATTGCACTTCTGTTGGGTCTAAACATGTCATGGACTGTCATAAGTGCTTCCCTTGCTCTGATGGTTCTTGATTTTAAAGATGCAGGACCAAGCCTCGAGAAGGTATGATTTTCAATCCTTTCTCCATTTTATGTGCTACtacctccgtttcaggaaaaatgatactttcactttttcatttttgcggaagtatcacttttcctgaaacggatggAGTACTAGTATCTTTTGTTGCTAAACACTATCAAACTCATCCAACCATCTCTGTACCCTTGATCAGGTATCCTATGGTCTCCTGATATTCTTCTGCGGAATGTTTATTACCATTGACGGCTTCAACAAAACGGGAATACCAAGCGCCATTTGGGATTTTATGGAGCCTCATGCACGCATCAACCATCCTAGCGGAATCATAGTGCTCGCTGTTGTCATACTTGGCCTCTCAAATCTTGCTTCAAATGTACCTACTGGTAAGTCCCATTAGTTGGCCATACTCCTACTGCCAATTACTGATGTTGTTGTCACAATTGTTAATTAACTCTGTCTCTCTCAAATGTTGTAGTATTGTTGCTTGGAGCCCGAGTTGCAGCATCAGCAGCGCTAAGCTCTGCATCAGACGAAAAGAAAGCATGGCTAATATTGGCATGGGTGAGTACTGTTGCTGGTAACTTATCATTGTTAGGATCAGCTGCAAATTTGATAGTGTGTGAGCAAGCTCGTCGAGCCCATCTATTAGGTTACGACCTTTCCTTCAGGAAGCATCTACAGTTCGGCTTTCCCTCGACTCTGATTGTCACTGCAATTGGTTTGTTGCTTATAAGGGGTTGACACTTGATTCCGTATGAAGCCTTCCTGTTCTTTAATATGTACATAAATGTAGAATTGTTATAAGAACTGCAAAATAAGCTGAGAAGTGGAACCAATAAGCTCAGATAGTTAAAGAGAACTCATGTAATGTAAGCTAATCTGATTTATCAATGACGCAAGTTCACTAGAGGGTGTACACTGTAATAAGACTGCTGTATCGGCTGCCTACCAGAGAGTATAAGAGGCAAAATTACTTTATGAATTGAATGGACATAACTTGTCTAAAACGGAGTAAATCTCTCCAAATTCTGGATGAGATGTATCTCCAATtacaaattcatgaacatttccCTCGAGTTCAATCCAACTGCAACCAGGAACTTTCTTGATATCCCTATCTTTCATCATCTTCCTAACCCTATTAACATCACTCCACATTCCAAATCCGGCATATATGTTTGACAGAAGTACATACGAACTCGGTTTCATAGAATCCAGTTCGATCAGATTTTTAGCTATCTGTATACCCATTTCGAAGTTTTCATGCTTCATACAAGAACTAAGCAAGGTTCTCCATATAACATCATTTGGCTTAATAGGCATTACCTCTATAAAGTTTCTGGCACATTTTAGAAATGCTGCTCGGCCGAGAAGATCAACAATGCATCCATAATGTTGCAGCTTTGGACTCAAACCATAGACTCTTCTCATTAGTTCAAAACAGATCATACCTTCTTTAACCATACCAGAATGAGCGCAAGCATTCAGAACTCCAATAAATGTAATATCATCTGGCTTAATGGAAACCCTCTCCATCTCTATCAAAAGATTAAAGGCCAGATGACCTAATCCATGAATCGCAAGTCCGTTAATCATAGAGTTCCAGTGATCGACGTTCTTTctttccaaattttcaaaaaccaacatAGCACTGTTTATGCTGCCACATTTTGAGTACATGTCTATGACTGCAACCCCGAGTTTACCACTCAAATCCAATCCTTTCCTCTGAATGTAGTCATGTATAAATGTTCCTTCACTAATGTATCCCAATTCAGCAACTGCCGAAAGAGCCATAGCTAGTGTTGCTTGATCAGGTACGAAACTGCTTCCTTTCCACATTTCATGAAAGAGCTGTAAGGCTTCTTTAGAACACCCATTATGAATGTACCCATCTATCATTGCATTCCAAGTTACAGTATCTCTTCTAGAATCCGGAATTTCATCGAACAAACTTCTAGCTTTATCAACATCACCAGATTTCGCGTACCCATCTAACATACTTGCCCAACTAATGGAATCTCTCTGCGGCATCAAACTAAACAAATGACTAGCAATTCCAAGCTTCCCACACTTGAGGCATACATTAATCATGGAATTCCAAGACACTAAATCTCTCTCAGGCATCTTATTGAACAAACCCCAAGCAAAGTCAAacccatcttcaaatttcgaaCACCCGCTTATAATCGAATTCCAAGTTATCAGATTCTGATCCTCAATCGGCATTCCATGAAACACCTCAAGTGCATGCTCCATCATATCATTCTTAACATACCCATCAATCATCAAATTCCAAGAAACTGAATCTCTATTAAGCATTTTGTCAAACATTAACCGAGCAAATTCAATACACCCACATTTCAAATACAAATTCATCAAAGAATTCTGTAAAAAGACATCATTAGATCCAAATTCACTTTTCACAATCAAACAATGAATCTGTAACCCTTCTTTGATCAACTCAAGACGAGAACAAGCTTTAAGGACTAACGAAAAAGAGAAAGTATCAGGGTAGACAAAACAACCTTGATTAAGCATTAAAATGAAAACAAGAATTGCTTTATCAGGGTCGTTTCCATGTGAAAATGATTTGATAATCAAATTCCAAAGGAatggattccttctttgttgagaagagaagaagatggtACGAGAGAATTCAACTAATGGTTgatgagaagaggaagaaaaattgagaatgatttttgttgttaaagatgagttttttatAAGCCCAGTAGTTAGGATTCGAGCATGAATTTGGTTTATATCTCTTGAGTTTCTACATTTCTTCAAGAGATGAAGGGTTGGAAATGTTGGATTGTATGCTTGGTTTGAACAAGAAGATGTAGTAGTAAGCATGGAGGGGCAGAAGCAGATATTTCTGCTCTAGAATTTGAAGCCTTTTAGTTCTAACGGTAATAACTGCCTTATCCGGCAAAATAGAAACTATAAAGAGGCGAGTCTGTGAGTGATGACTGATGAATCAACAGAATCGTTGGTGGAGTGACTCAAACCCTCAGATGTTATCCACTCTACTGAATCGGAccgatttttgctgaaacttgcACGAATGTAATAACCATAATGAGAGTAGCCAAAACAAGATGACCCTAGAGATAACATTTCCTGCGACGCCATACGACTCCGGCTATATAGAATAATAGAAACATAAAGTGATAGAGAGCAATTCGGTTATCAGTAGAAGGCTGAAGGTAAAGAGAGCAATCAGAAGCATTGATAAATCAATGCCTGTAGCGGATATCAAACAACAAAATTCAAGGGTAGATAATCAAGAGGTATTCCACTTTGGGTTATAATGTTTTTCATTATCAAAATTGCCAAACGGACTCCAAAAATACCAATAATTGTCTTCCGTGGTCTATATCAAGTACATGAAGCTCTTCCCTCTCTTGTCACTGACTCACTCTCCTTCATCAGTTCCTTCTTCCGGAGAGAGAGATTTTCATGTGAAAGCAATTTGACACCTTCCTATGCTTCAGCCATTGATCTCCAACAAAAATATGATCGTGGGTGACTGAAGACTGCAAGGTTAGAGATCACGCAAGTGGTTTTTCGTGGCTCTTACTATTCATCTCGCGCCCCAGATTTTCTCTTGGACTGTAAAGACAGACGAGCATCCCTCTCTCGCTCAAATTCACGCATATCTGTCCGCTGTAGGAAGGAAACTTTGTCTAGATACTTGTCGGAACTCTTCTTATAAGCATCTAACTCGTCTTCTAGCCCTTTGTTCTCCTCCTTGAATTCACCCCAATCCTTTTTCGTCTTATCAAGCACACTTAGCTTCTGTTTCTTCTTAATCTGTTCAAGAATTGTGTCAACTGCAGAAGGGGCTCCAACCTTGGCTTTCTCCAATGCTGCCTCCTTTGAGTCAACATCAACTAATTTCTTTACTTGAATGTCTTCACCCGCAAAATCTCGAACCTCTGTTACCTATATTGACATTGCAAACTACTGTTTCAGCATCTTTCAACAAATTTACAGACAACATCATTGGACACTTGTTCTTACCTCTATCTTTCCCCGGCCTGCAGCTGCAGCAGCCGTGGCAGCTGCATCCTTGGCTGCTGATATTGCAGCAGCTGCAAGCTTCTTAGACTCTTCACTTGTGTGGTTATTTTGTACAAGACTAGGTCTCTTCTCCGCTATGTCCTTCCCACGTGAAGCTGGTGGTGTCAGACCTAGAGCCCTCATCCAATTCTGTAAACCAAATGTCAGTagctacaacgaaaacataaAAGTACCAATCTATAGTCTCAATAACGACTTTGACTGAAACCACGTAATGCCGGGAAAAAAAGAACaggaaaatacaaataaaaaaaaattgtattactcACAGGAGAAGTCTTTGATTCTGTTTTAGTGATTGTTCTTGTACTAGGTTTGCTAGCGAAAGTTTTGGGCATCTTTATAGAAGCATTCTTATTCATTTGCTCCCATGCAGCATTTACCCGAGCTTTTCTTTCTGGGAAGACAAGCAGATAACATATGTCAGCCCTTAAGATGTTATAAAGAGTTGCTGAATCTAGATTGAAGGGAAGCATGATGACTAGACAGAACGTATGACATATTAATCTTCATTTAATTGAAGAAGCGTAAATATATGCAAGAAAAAATTGATTTGTGGATACTACGTTGTGGAATTGAATTTCATATGTCAGTTAATTGCAATGATAGCAGAACAAAGATAGTGCAAAAAGGAAAACAAACGAATATAAACTAGTTCAACAGGTGACAAAAAAGGAAGCAGATGCAGAACATATACCGCAATCTAAAAGACAATACTTTGATGAGATTACCAGTTTCGGCAGATTGTGCATTTGGATCAGCCACAGGTATAACCTTTTCAGCAGATGAAGTCAATCCCCCATTTTCCTTACCTAAAACACCTGCACCAAAATAACTAAGCCGGTCATTTTTATGAAGGAGGGCAGGGGGAAATAATGGCAAAACAAAATACCCAAATCCCTGTGCACATAACATAATCCGGAATCCGCTCTACATGTTCTAGATATTTAACTTGATAAGTGAACATATTACTTAAAAAGCTGAACTAAAGTGTCATCTGATGGAAAGCCTGCATGAGAGAGAAAAAATAACACTATCCTCAAGAGTTGGTTTCATTGACATGTTAAATTTACTAGCTATAGAAGCTTCAACTGTTAGAGACGGGAATCACCATTTACACCACTGAACTATGTGGAATTAAGGGAGGAAAAACATCCATCTGAAATACTATTAGTGAAATGACACGTTTAACTTCTGAAGCTTTAGGCGTGCCCTTGAAAATAGATGGAATTTTCTGTAAATGAAACAGAAGATAAGGAATCGCTCTAGACTGCTAAAAAGACCTGATTCAAGATTTCTATAAGACATTGTTGGGCAGTCACTTTCAACTCCTCTCAGTTTGTTAATAAAGAGAACAATACAATAAGAAAAACCTTGTAAGGTACTTCAATTTACCAATTGACATTTCAGAAATAGAAAAAGGTCTTAGACTGCAGAACCCAAATCCCTGCTAAAATGCAT
This genomic stretch from Papaver somniferum cultivar HN1 chromosome 5, ASM357369v1, whole genome shotgun sequence harbors:
- the LOC113283969 gene encoding silicon efflux transporter LSI2-like; the protein is MALASTEKVALGSFSFGIFWMLAVFPAVPFLPIGRTAGSMLGAMLMVMFRVLSPDQAYSAVNLPILGLLFGTMIVSTYLERADMFMYLGKLLSWKSLGPKDLLCRVCFISAISSALFTNDTCCVVLTVFVLKIAKQHNLPPRPFLLALASSANIGSSATPIGNPQNLVIALQSNISFQEFVYGILPAMIVGIVVNTFILLCMFWRELSVQKDEEDVVSIKEVEVSEADVTSHRFSPATMSFSQEWNSTLDGEMTNSRSSRSNSLGEFGNMISSSLEMDSHHVGSDSAKMHTESKENGTVTDPFARLENMTSSRETKVTIIEMSNSNKLVDINGPKDMAVSIQISEEKEGLIKKWKRLAWKTSVYLVTIGMLIALLLGLNMSWTVISASLALMVLDFKDAGPSLEKVSYGLLIFFCGMFITIDGFNKTGIPSAIWDFMEPHARINHPSGIIVLAVVILGLSNLASNVPTVLLLGARVAASAALSSASDEKKAWLILAWVSTVAGNLSLLGSAANLIVCEQARRAHLLGYDLSFRKHLQFGFPSTLIVTAIGLLLIRG
- the LOC113283968 gene encoding pentatricopeptide repeat-containing protein At2g45350, chloroplastic-like, producing MLTTTSSCSNQAYNPTFPTLHLLKKCRNSRDINQIHARILTTGLIKNSSLTTKIILNFSSSSHQPLVEFSRTIFFSSQQRRNPFLWNLIIKSFSHGNDPDKAILVFILMLNQGCFVYPDTFSFSLVLKACSRLELIKEGLQIHCLIVKSEFGSNDVFLQNSLMNLYLKCGCIEFARLMFDKMLNRDSVSWNLMIDGYVKNDMMEHALEVFHGMPIEDQNLITWNSIISGCSKFEDGFDFAWGLFNKMPERDLVSWNSMINVCLKCGKLGIASHLFSLMPQRDSISWASMLDGYAKSGDVDKARSLFDEIPDSRRDTVTWNAMIDGYIHNGCSKEALQLFHEMWKGSSFVPDQATLAMALSAVAELGYISEGTFIHDYIQRKGLDLSGKLGVAVIDMYSKCGSINSAMLVFENLERKNVDHWNSMINGLAIHGLGHLAFNLLIEMERVSIKPDDITFIGVLNACAHSGMVKEGMICFELMRRVYGLSPKLQHYGCIVDLLGRAAFLKCARNFIEVMPIKPNDVIWRTLLSSCMKHENFEMGIQIAKNLIELDSMKPSSYVLLSNIYAGFGMWSDVNRVRKMMKDRDIKKVPGCSWIELEGNVHEFVIGDTSHPEFGEIYSVLDKLCPFNS
- the LOC113283970 gene encoding craniofacial development protein 1-like, with protein sequence MEQVPSDAQSKSTKCETGVLGKENGGLTSSAEKVIPVADPNAQSAETERKARVNAAWEQMNKNASIKMPKTFASKPSTRTITKTESKTSPNWMRALGLTPPASRGKDIAEKRPSLVQNNHTSEESKKLAAAAISAAKDAAATAAAAAGRGKIEVTEVRDFAGEDIQVKKLVDVDSKEAALEKAKVGAPSAVDTILEQIKKKQKLSVLDKTKKDWGEFKEENKGLEDELDAYKKSSDKYLDKVSFLQRTDMREFERERDARLSLQSKRKSGARDE